A genomic stretch from Falco naumanni isolate bFalNau1 chromosome 4, bFalNau1.pat, whole genome shotgun sequence includes:
- the CARD11 gene encoding caspase recruitment domain-containing protein 11, which yields MSTQGGEPEMDDCLETLKDEEEALWENVECNRHMLSRYINPAKLTPYLRQCKVIDEQDEDEVLNSLMLPSKINRAGRLLDILHTKGQRGYVVFLESLEFYYPELYKLVTGKEPTRRFSTIVVEEGHEGLTHFLMNEIIKLQQQVKTKDVQRCELLAKSRQLEDERKQLKLNKIELLTFQERYNKMKEERNNYNDELVKVKDENYNLAMRYAQLSDEKSMAVIRSRDLQLEIDQLKHHLNKVEEECKLERNQSLKLKNDIENRPKKEQVLELERENEMMKTKIQELQSIIQADKRSLPDSDKAILDILEHDRKEALEDRHELVNKIFNLQEEIRQVEDLRDKYLEEKEDLELKCSTLGKDCEMYKHRMNTVMIQLEEVEKERDQAFRSRDEAQTQYSHCLIEKDKYRKQIRELEERNDELRIEVVRKEACIVNLECKLRRLSKDNNFHDQSLPRNLPITIISQTFGSPSPKANGQEADDSSTSEESPEDSKFFLPDQARLKRRVNLKGIQIHPRAKSPVSMNKTSEFQAVRAQDEDGADASNGRTDTSSSNSVSISNSISSCEVSKIQTLRSRNDSIMSTTPEPPGNDSIVRRCKEDAPHCSLVEDDNDSFGYDALELDDDSHDRQSHGAPSVHSSSSSHQSEGLDAYELEHVNSIFRKFSLERPFRPSVTSVGRIRNSCHTIQRVTLNGDSLNSEITLVGGNDKGSFISSVKTGSLAEKAGLREGHQILLLEGCIKGENQSVPLDTCTKEEVHWTIQRCSGPVTLQYKSNHEGYRKLLSELEEGLITSGDSFHIRLNLNISSQLDCCSLSVKCDEIVHILDTMYQGRCEWLCARVDPFTDRDLEMGTIPSYSRAQQLLLVKLQRLMHRGSKDETESSYNTLRALRNTLQPEEPAPQNDPKASPRLSRASFLLGQILQFVSRSENKYKRMNSNERVRIVTGWPSGLARTSSEAKKLSPDKMEDLDSESEINKRLSLIPYSLVRPIHCERRRPVLFTPTMLAKTLVQKLLNSGGALEFNICKPDIVTKEEFLRKQRMETIIFSREKNLNTYECIVPANIEAVTAKNKHCLLEAGISCTKDLIKAKIYPIVLFIRVSEKNIKRFRKLLPKPETEDEFLRMCRLKEKELEALPCLYASVEADAWSSIEDLIRTIKDKIGEEQRKTIWIDEDQL from the exons GAGGAGAGCCAGAGATGGATGACTGCCTGGAGACACTGAAAGATGAGGAGGAAGCTTTGTGGGAGAACGTAGAATGCAACCGGCACATGCTGAGCCGGTACATCAATCCAGCTAAACTGACCCCCTACTTACGGCAGTGCAAAGTAATCGATGAGCAAGATGAGGATGAGGTGCTTAACTCACTTATGCTGCCCTCCAAAATCAACCGAGCAG GCCGACTGCTGGACATTCTCCACACCAAGGGCCAAAGGGGCTATGTAGTTTTCTTAGAAAGCCTCGAGTTTTACTACCCAGAACTCTACAAACTGGTGACAGGGAAAGAACCTACACGGAGATTTTCCACTATTGTTG TGGAGGAGGGACATGAAGGCCTTACCCATTTCCTAATGAATGAGATCATTAAGCTTCAGCAGCAAGTAAAGACAAAAGATGTGCAGCGCTGTGAACTCTTGGCTAAGTCCCGACAGTTGGAGGATGAGCGAAAGCAGCTTAAACTGAACAAGATAGAGCTGCTGACCTTCCAGGAGAGATACAACAAGatgaaggaggagaggaacaaCTACAATGATGAGCTGGTTAAGGTGAAAGATGAGAACTACAACCTGGCCATGAGATATGCCCAGCTGAGCGACGAGAAGAGCATGGCTGTGATAAGGAGCCGAGACCTCCAGTTAGAG ATTGACCAGCTGAAGCATCACTTGAACAAAGTAGAAGAGGAATGCAAGCTGGAGAGGAACCAGTCTTTGAAGCTGAAAAATGATATTGAAAACCGACCCAAAAAGGAACAGGTTCTGGAGCTGGAGCGGGAAAATGAGATGATGAAGACTAAAATCCAGGAGTTACAGTCCATCATTCAG GCTGACAAGCGCAGTTTGCCAGATTCAGACAAGGCCATTTTGGACATTCTGGAACATGACCGTAAGGAGGCACTAGAAGATCGTCATGAGTTGGTCAACAAGATCTTTAATCTCCAAGAGGAGATTCGTCAAGTGGAAGACTTGAGAGACAAG TATcttgaagagaaagaagattTGGAGTTAAAGTGTTCAACACTAGGAAAAGACTGTGAGATGTACAAGCACCGTATGAACACTGTGATGATACAGCTAGAAGAGGTGGAAAAGGAGCGAGACCAG GCATTCCGCTCACGTGATGAGGCTCAGACACAGTATTCGCATTGTCTGAttgaaaaagataaatacagGAAGCAGATTCGAGAGCTGGAGGAGAGAAATGATGAACTCCGAATTGAGGTGGTTCGGAAAGAAGCCTGCATTGTTAACCTGGAGTGCAAACTCCGACGGCTCTCTAAGGACAATAACTTTCACGACCAG AGTTTGCCACGGAATCTACCCATTACCATCATCTCCCAGACCTTTGGGAGTCCTAGCCCAAAAGCCAATGGTCAAGAAGCAGATGACTCCTCCACTTCTGAAGAGTCTCCAGAAGACAGCAAATTCTTCTTGCCTGATCAAGCTCGACTCAAGAGGAGAGTGAATCTAAAGGGAATCCAG ATACATCCAAGAGCTAAATCCCCTGTCAGCATGAACAAAACATCAGAGTTTCAAG CAGTCAGAGCACAGGATGAAGACGGGGCTGATGCCAGCAATGGCCGCACAGACACAAGTTCCTCTAATTCTGTTTCCATCAGTAACTCCATCAGCAGCTGTGAAGTCAGCAAGATT caaaCTCTGAGAAGTCGCAATGACAGTATCATGTCAACCACTCCTGAGCCTCCAGGAAATGATTCAATAGTCCGACGTTGCAAAGAGGACGCCCCTCATTGCAG ccTGGTTGAAGATGACAACGACAGCTTTGGATATGATGCTTTGGAGCTAGATG ATGACAGTCATGACAGGCAGTCACATGGAGCTCCTTCAGTGcactcttcctcttcttctcaTCAGTCGGAAGGCCTGGATGCCTATGAGCTTGAGCATGTCAACTCCATATTCAGGAAGTTCTCCCTGGAAAG ACCATTTCGTCCCTCTGTCACATCTGTTGGTCGCATTAGAAACTCCTGCCATACTATCCAGCGCGTAACACTGAATGGAGACAGTCTCAATTCAGAAATCACTCTGGTTGGAGGTAATGACAAAGGCAGCTTTATTAGCTCTGTCAAGACAGGATCACTTGCAGAGAAAGCAGGCCTTCGCGAGGGACACCAAATCCTACTG TTGGAGGGCTGCATTAAAGGGGAAAATCAGAGTGTTCCGTTGGATACTTGCACAAAGGAAGAAGTTCACTGGACAATTCAGAGGTGCAGTGGTCCAGTGACACTCCAGTATAAATCAAATCATGAAG GTTACCGGAAACTGCTCTCAGAACTGGAAGAAGGGCTGATCACATCAGGGGACTCATTTCATATCCGCTTGAACCTGAACatctccagccagctggactgCTGTTCCCTGTCAGTGAAATGTGATGAGATTGTTCATATTCTTGACACCATGTACCAGGGAAGGTGTGAGTGGCTGTGTGCCAGAGTTGATCCATTTACTGACAGGGACCTGGAAATGGGGACCATTCCCAGCTACAGCAG AGCCCAGCAACTTCTTTTGGTGAAGCTGCAGCGGTTGATGCACAGAGGAAGCAAAGACGAGACAGAAAGCTCATATAACACTCTTCGGGCACTCCGG AATACATTGCAGCCAGAGGAGCCTGCCCCACAGAACGACCCAAAAGCCAGCCCTCGCCTATCCAGAGCAAGCTTTCTTTTGGGCCAAATATTACAG TTTGTCAGTAggtctgaaaacaaatacaagcgTATGAATAGCAATGAGCGAGTCCGTATCGTCACTGGCTGGCCCTCTGGTCTGGCACGGACCTCATCTGAAGCAAAGAAGCTGTCGCCTGATAAAATGGAAG ATTTGGATTCCGAGAGTGAAATTAATAAGAGGCTCAGCCTGATCCCTTATAGCTTGGTGAGACCAATCCACTGTGAGCGCAGGCGCCCCGTACTTTTTACCCCCACCATGCTTGCCAAGACCTTGGTACAGAAGCTTCTCAACTCTGGAGGTGCCCTGGAATTCAACATATGCAAGCCAG ATATTGTAACAAAGGAAGAGTTCTTAAGGAAGCAAAGAATGGAGACTATCAtcttcagcagagaaaagaatCTGAACACATATGAATGTATAGTACCTGCCAATATCGAGGCTGTCACTGCCAAG AACAAGCATTGTCTCCTCGAAGCTGGAATAAGCTGCACAAAGGATTTAATCAAAGCCAAGATATATCCTATTGTTCTCTTTATCAGAGTCTCAGAGAAAAACATCAAGAGGTTCAG GAAACTACTGCCAAAGCCGGAGACCGAAGATGAGTTTTTACGTATGTGCCGtctgaaggagaaagaactGGAAGCACTGCCATGTCTTTATGCCTCTGTAGAGGCAGATGCATGGAGCAGTATCGAAGATCTTATCCGAACAATAAAAGACAAGATCGGAGAAGAGCAGCGTAAAACCATCTGGATAGATGAGGATCAGCTATAA